The following proteins are co-located in the uncultured Draconibacterium sp. genome:
- a CDS encoding glycosidase: MERIGFNAAFNAGAMKLGDKYIMVVRVEGNDRKSFFAIAESPNGIDNFRFWDKPITLPQNEKPDTNVYDMRLTQHDDGWIYGVFCTERKDPSAPEGDTSTAMAEAGIARTKDLITWERLPDLISTTGQQRNVVLFPHLIDGKYAFYTRPQDGFIDTGKGGGIGFGLSETIEKPEVKEEVIVDAKTYHTIYEVKNGLGPAPIKTEHGWLQLAHGVRNTAAGLRYTLYMFMTDLEKPWLVIHKPHGHFIAPLKDERVGDVSNVVFSNGWIKDEDGTVYIYYASSDTRMHVATSTVKQLIDYCMNSPQDKLYSHESVQTINQLVDANNKLMNLL, translated from the coding sequence ATGGAACGAATTGGTTTTAATGCGGCTTTTAACGCGGGAGCCATGAAACTTGGCGATAAATACATAATGGTTGTTCGGGTAGAAGGCAACGACAGGAAATCGTTTTTTGCCATAGCCGAAAGTCCAAATGGAATTGATAATTTTCGGTTTTGGGATAAACCTATTACGTTGCCACAAAACGAAAAACCGGACACGAATGTGTACGATATGCGTTTAACGCAACACGATGACGGGTGGATTTATGGTGTTTTTTGTACCGAGCGAAAAGATCCTTCGGCACCCGAAGGTGATACCTCAACAGCAATGGCAGAAGCAGGAATTGCCCGCACCAAAGACCTGATAACCTGGGAGCGTTTACCCGATCTGATTTCAACAACCGGTCAACAACGAAACGTGGTTCTTTTCCCTCATCTGATTGATGGGAAGTATGCTTTTTATACTCGTCCGCAAGATGGTTTTATTGATACCGGTAAGGGAGGTGGAATTGGTTTTGGCTTGTCGGAAACCATTGAAAAACCTGAAGTAAAAGAGGAGGTTATTGTAGATGCAAAAACCTACCATACCATTTATGAGGTAAAAAATGGTTTGGGACCAGCTCCGATAAAAACAGAGCACGGGTGGTTGCAGTTGGCACATGGAGTTAGAAATACGGCTGCAGGCTTGCGCTATACTTTATACATGTTTATGACCGATTTAGAGAAACCGTGGCTTGTAATTCATAAACCGCATGGTCATTTTATCGCTCCTTTAAAAGACGAAAGAGTGGGGGACGTTTCAAATGTTGTTTTCTCGAATGGCTGGATAAAAGATGAGGATGGTACTGTATACATTTATTATGCCTCTTCGGATACGCGCATGCATGTTGCTACTTCAACGGTTAAACAGCTAATCGATTATTGTATGAATTCTCCTCAGGACAAATTGTATTCACACGAATCGGTGCAAACAATAAACCAACTCGTTGACGCAAACAACAAGTTAATGAACCTGCTTTAA